TCCGGTAGATGTGCAGGCCGAAATCCCGGTCGCCGAGGAACATCCAGGTGTCCTCACCGAGTTCACCGAGCACATCGAGCGCGCGTCGGCCCTCGTCCGCGACGCCCCATCCCTGGTCGCGATTGATGCGCCCCGAGAGCGTGTACAGCAGGGTGTCGATGTCGGGCGACACCCAGAGGCCATGAAATGCCTCGTCATCGGCCACGTTGCCGATGATGCTGAGCTCGACGTCGTCGAGCGCCGCAAAGCCCTCTGCCATTTTTGCTCCACCGACACCCCCGGCGAGCAACACCACCCGCGTCACAGCGAACACTCCGGCACCGTGCGCAGGAAGCGCAGCGGGTCCACGCTGACCCGCCGTTCCACCAGGGGCGCTAGCGCCTCGGGGTCGTGGTTGTCAAAAACCTCCTGGCACTGGTACAGCGTGTTGCGCCGCACCGGCACACGCCCGGCAGAGCGGATCAGCGTGCAGAGCTCACGCGCGGTGATCTCCTGACCGTGCGCGGCGCCCGCCGCGCGTGAGATGCTCTCGTTCATCAAGGTGCCGCCGACATCGTTGACGCCTTTCGCCAACAGGTCGCGTGCGCGTTCGGCGCCAAGCTTGGTCCAGCTCACCTGGATGTTGTCGATGTAGCCCGACAGCATGATTCGCGACACCGCGTGCATGAGATCGACTTCCTCGCGCGTCGGACCCGGTCTGACCCGCTCGGGGTTGTTGGTGTAGAGCGGGCTCTCGGTGTGCACGAAGCTCAGCGGCACGAGTTCGGTGAACCCACCGGTGTCGCGCTGGATGTCGCGCAACAACGCAATGTGTGCCGCCCAGTGCTCGGGCCCGTCGACATGACCGTACATGATGGTCGCCGAGGTCGGTATGCCGACGGTGTGCGCGGTTCGTATGATGTCGACCCACGCCGCCGCACTGAGCTTGTTGCGGGTCAGTTGTTTGCG
This genomic stretch from Pseudomonadota bacterium harbors:
- a CDS encoding CofH family radical SAM protein, producing the protein PGMHIHAFSPFEVWFGAAKTKQSYSDYLTELKACGLGSMPGTAAEILDNDVRKQLTRNKLSAAAWVDIIRTAHTVGIPTSATIMYGHVDGPEHWAAHIALLRDIQRDTGGFTELVPLSFVHTESPLYTNNPERVRPGPTREEVDLMHAVSRIMLSGYIDNIQVSWTKLGAERARDLLAKGVNDVGGTLMNESISRAAGAAHGQEITARELCTLIRSAGRVPVRRNTLYQCQEVFDNHDPEALAPLVERRVSVDPLRFLRTVPECSL